In the genome of Bryobacteraceae bacterium, one region contains:
- the hisS gene encoding histidine--tRNA ligase, producing the protein MSKTAVRAVKGARDILPPSSAVWNHVERVARDVFRAYNYQEIRTPIFEETQLFARGVGEETDIVGKEMYTFDDKDGTSLTLRPENTASVIRAYIEHRLDQQPGIQKLYYIGPMFRRERPQKGRYRQFYQIGAEAIGSDSPAVDAEVIVMVAEVLDRCGLAGSAILLNSVGCRECRPRFTAALREALKDSAASLCGDCQRRAETNPLRVLDCKVPQDQPVIDALPSILDHLCDGCRAHFETVREMLTDRGIAFEVRPRLVRGLDYYTRTTFEFQHGALGAQNSILGGGRYDGLAEDLGSRVPAPGIGFSIGEDRLVMSLEETAPESNRHTLDLYVAPMGAAALRHCAGLAWELRRQGAVVELGADAKLKRAMELANKLGARYVLLVGENEMNAGAYGLKDMASGEQITVDRAGLLARFN; encoded by the coding sequence ATGAGCAAGACCGCCGTGCGGGCCGTGAAGGGCGCCCGCGACATCCTACCCCCTTCGAGCGCCGTCTGGAATCACGTGGAGCGCGTGGCCCGCGACGTATTCCGCGCCTACAACTACCAGGAGATCCGCACGCCGATCTTCGAGGAAACGCAATTGTTCGCGCGCGGCGTCGGCGAGGAGACCGACATCGTCGGCAAGGAGATGTACACCTTCGACGATAAGGACGGAACCTCGCTGACGCTTCGTCCGGAGAACACGGCTTCGGTGATCCGCGCCTATATCGAGCACCGGCTCGATCAGCAGCCGGGCATCCAGAAGCTCTACTACATCGGCCCGATGTTCCGCCGCGAACGCCCGCAGAAGGGACGCTATCGGCAGTTCTATCAGATCGGCGCGGAGGCCATCGGCAGCGACTCGCCAGCCGTTGACGCCGAAGTGATCGTCATGGTCGCCGAGGTCCTGGACCGCTGCGGCCTTGCCGGTTCCGCGATCCTGCTGAACTCGGTCGGCTGCCGGGAATGCCGGCCGCGATTCACGGCGGCGCTGCGCGAAGCGTTGAAGGATTCCGCCGCAAGCTTATGCGGAGACTGCCAGCGCCGCGCCGAGACGAATCCGCTGCGCGTGCTCGATTGCAAGGTCCCGCAGGACCAGCCCGTGATCGACGCGCTGCCCTCGATCCTGGACCACCTCTGCGACGGCTGCCGGGCTCATTTCGAAACGGTCCGGGAGATGCTTACCGATCGCGGCATCGCCTTCGAAGTGCGTCCGCGGCTGGTTCGCGGTCTCGACTACTACACGCGCACCACTTTCGAATTCCAGCACGGAGCGCTCGGCGCGCAGAATTCCATCCTCGGCGGCGGCCGCTACGACGGGCTCGCGGAAGACCTCGGTTCGCGGGTCCCCGCGCCGGGCATCGGATTTTCGATCGGCGAGGACCGGCTTGTGATGTCGCTCGAGGAAACCGCGCCGGAATCCAACCGCCACACGCTGGACCTATACGTCGCGCCCATGGGCGCTGCGGCGCTCCGTCACTGCGCCGGACTCGCCTGGGAGCTGCGGCGCCAAGGCGCCGTCGTCGAACTCGGGGCCGACGCGAAGCTCAAGCGGGCCATGGAACTCGCCAACAAGCTCGGCGCGCGATATGTCCTCCTGGTGGGCGAGAATGAGATGAACGCTGGCGCCTACGGCCTCAAGGACATGGCATCCGGCGAACAAATCACCGTCGACCGCGCCGGCCTGCTCGCTCGATTCAACTAG
- the aspS gene encoding aspartate--tRNA ligase, translating into METSVPLDFLGELRRTHNCGELRASDAGSRALLMGWVHRRRDLGGVVFVHLRDRWGVTQAVFHEDVAPEVHAKAEMIRPEYVVAVEGHVEKRSAETINSNIPSGEVEVVVEKVWILNESRTPPFPMEDSVDVSEEARLKYRYVDLRRPRMQRNIILRSEAAFVTRQCLYEQGFLEIETPFMTRSTPEGARDYLVPSRVNPGTCYALPQSPQIFKQLLMISGYDKYFQIVRCFRDEDLRADRQPEFTQIDLEISFPQQERVFEAIEPLMQRLCKLVGVDIAAPFPRMTYDEAMRAYGTDKPEMRLPPFHIVTDLFAGAGLVAAESPLVAIHIPKTGALSRRERDELKAAGQELGLRVFDDAKRLERDFPEAMAAVRQRSGATEEDMLMLAGFGEKPEGARPEETVLKACGNFRLHAGRKFADRHKLFDPRDFRFLWVVDFPMFEWDEEDKRWMAAHHPFTSVLDHHIDKLSTDPAGCRAKSYDLVLNGVELASGSIRIHRRDVQSKVFEALGFTQEEAERRFGFLLEALQYGAPPHGGAAVGFDRLIMILAGEATIRDVIPFPKTAKGTDLMCDAPSEVPERNLRELGIQFRKRT; encoded by the coding sequence ATGGAAACCTCCGTACCTTTGGATTTTCTCGGCGAACTTCGCCGGACGCACAACTGCGGCGAACTTCGCGCGTCGGACGCCGGCAGCCGCGCGCTCCTGATGGGCTGGGTGCATCGCCGGCGCGATCTCGGCGGCGTCGTGTTCGTCCATCTCCGGGACCGCTGGGGCGTTACGCAGGCCGTCTTCCACGAAGATGTCGCGCCGGAGGTTCACGCCAAAGCCGAGATGATTCGCCCCGAATACGTCGTCGCCGTCGAGGGCCACGTCGAGAAGCGTTCGGCCGAGACCATCAACTCGAACATCCCCAGCGGGGAAGTGGAAGTGGTGGTCGAAAAGGTCTGGATCCTGAACGAATCGCGCACGCCGCCGTTCCCGATGGAAGATTCCGTCGACGTCAGCGAGGAGGCGCGCCTCAAGTACCGCTACGTAGACCTCCGCCGCCCGCGGATGCAGCGCAACATCATCCTGCGGTCGGAAGCGGCCTTCGTCACCCGCCAGTGTCTCTACGAGCAGGGCTTCCTCGAAATCGAGACGCCATTCATGACGCGGTCGACGCCCGAAGGCGCCCGCGACTATCTGGTCCCCTCGCGCGTCAATCCCGGAACTTGCTACGCGCTGCCGCAATCGCCGCAGATCTTCAAGCAGTTGCTCATGATCTCCGGCTACGACAAGTACTTCCAGATCGTCCGTTGCTTCCGCGACGAAGACCTCCGCGCCGACCGCCAGCCCGAGTTCACGCAGATCGACCTCGAGATCTCGTTCCCGCAGCAGGAACGCGTTTTCGAAGCGATTGAGCCGCTGATGCAGCGGCTATGCAAGCTGGTTGGGGTCGACATCGCCGCGCCGTTCCCGCGCATGACCTACGACGAAGCCATGCGCGCCTACGGCACCGACAAGCCTGAGATGCGGCTGCCGCCGTTCCACATCGTCACCGATCTGTTCGCGGGCGCGGGCCTCGTGGCCGCGGAGAGCCCGCTCGTCGCTATCCACATTCCGAAGACCGGAGCGCTCTCGCGCCGGGAACGCGACGAACTCAAGGCTGCCGGCCAGGAACTCGGCCTCCGCGTTTTCGACGACGCCAAGCGCCTGGAACGCGATTTCCCGGAAGCGATGGCCGCGGTCCGGCAGCGCAGCGGCGCCACGGAAGAGGACATGCTGATGCTCGCCGGCTTTGGAGAAAAACCTGAAGGCGCCCGTCCGGAGGAAACCGTTCTCAAAGCCTGCGGCAACTTCCGCCTCCACGCCGGCCGCAAGTTCGCTGACCGCCACAAGCTTTTCGATCCGCGCGACTTCCGTTTTCTCTGGGTGGTCGACTTCCCGATGTTCGAGTGGGACGAGGAAGACAAGCGTTGGATGGCGGCGCATCATCCGTTCACCTCCGTGCTGGACCACCACATCGACAAGCTCTCGACGGACCCGGCCGGGTGCCGCGCCAAGTCCTATGACCTCGTGCTGAACGGCGTCGAACTCGCCTCTGGCTCCATTCGTATTCATCGCCGCGACGTGCAATCGAAGGTGTTCGAAGCCCTCGGTTTCACGCAGGAAGAAGCAGAACGCCGATTCGGTTTTCTGCTCGAAGCGCTTCAGTACGGCGCGCCCCCGCACGGCGGCGCCGCTGTCGGTTTCGACCGGCTCATCATGATCCTCGCCGGTGAAGCGACCATTCGCGACGTGATTCCGTTCCCGAAGACCGCTAAGGGAACCGACCTCATGTGCGACGCGCCTTCGGAAGTTCCCGAGCGCAACCTTCGCGAACTTGGGATTCAATTCCGGAAGAGGACCTGA
- a CDS encoding arginase family protein produces MRRPVTLIEVPYHAGLEGVGVGAGPRAILKAGADAVLAYRGMPAQVEHVRMRDMRSRGLDAIVDVNRLLRAAVRTAVEQESLPVVLAGNCAASIGVLAGLEPASTGIVWLDRHADFNTPETSPSGSVDGMALAVAAGHCHDDLRFRSGLENPVPEDRICLPFSWDLDPAERVRLEASAISNDYPLGTDATYVHLDVDVVGAEGENLERAFDILRVAMTELPAGALCVANYNPETDSDGRVLSGALRLLRAVAEA; encoded by the coding sequence ATGCGCCGTCCCGTTACGTTGATCGAAGTCCCGTACCACGCCGGCCTCGAAGGAGTGGGTGTGGGCGCAGGGCCGAGGGCGATTCTCAAAGCCGGAGCCGACGCGGTCCTTGCCTACCGCGGCATGCCGGCGCAAGTGGAACACGTTCGCATGCGCGACATGCGCTCCAGGGGGTTGGACGCGATCGTCGATGTCAACCGTCTGTTGCGAGCCGCCGTTCGCACGGCGGTGGAGCAGGAATCGCTGCCGGTGGTGCTCGCGGGTAACTGCGCGGCCTCGATCGGCGTGCTGGCGGGGCTGGAACCGGCCTCCACCGGAATCGTATGGCTCGATCGCCACGCTGACTTCAACACTCCGGAGACCAGCCCGAGCGGTTCGGTCGACGGCATGGCGCTCGCGGTGGCGGCGGGCCACTGCCACGACGATCTTCGCTTCCGCAGCGGGCTGGAGAACCCCGTGCCGGAAGACCGCATCTGTTTGCCGTTCTCCTGGGATCTCGACCCCGCCGAGCGCGTGCGCCTGGAGGCTTCGGCGATCTCGAACGATTACCCGCTCGGGACCGACGCCACCTACGTTCACCTTGATGTCGACGTCGTCGGGGCGGAGGGGGAGAATCTCGAACGCGCGTTCGATATTCTTCGCGTAGCAATGACCGAACTGCCGGCCGGCGCTCTGTGCGTCGCCAACTACAATCCGGAAACCGACAGTGACGGCCGCGTCCTGTCGGGCGCGCTGCGATTGCTCCGCGCCGTTGCGGAGGCCTGA
- a CDS encoding glycosyltransferase family 39 protein — protein MLISTDAGRAPRFRTQRRGARAFLLLRRFAIAAAALLLPLWFGGRGLFAGFTPDDMMNLFGYWSRPANDLIFANLFPFSAQYRPAGALFYLPLFHLFGLDPFPFRVLCFVLLLANSAVIYRVASHLAGRHAAAVTALLAAHHPAYVDFYYNTGTVYDLLCFFFYFSALSVYVAGRRRGPLSARRWVAFALLYAAALNSKEMAAALPVAVLVYEWAYQLKDRPSFAALAFLAATPIPYALAKLSAGSAFHNVGGYRMDVSWTRAAGNLADFYGNLLRLPLDTIAPGAAAVIAGALVVTVAAVRQAQIRWNAAFFLIAPLPVLFLPTRGLFAYYVALPGCWILAAYLYTRIVDAIRPPRISRSPAHLAAAAVLFGTLVAFHHARRWEPDSAAPVAMTISQLRALNLAPSNVLFLEDPFHDDEWTPLFIVRLLYRSRDLPVERLKMMPEIPSCNRIRGFDTILTMHDGSLRRISADEACALTR, from the coding sequence ATGCTCATTTCCACCGACGCCGGGCGGGCTCCCCGCTTCCGGACGCAGAGGCGAGGTGCGCGCGCTTTCCTCCTCCTGCGCCGCTTCGCTATCGCCGCGGCCGCCCTCCTTCTCCCGCTCTGGTTCGGCGGCCGCGGACTCTTTGCGGGCTTCACGCCCGACGACATGATGAACCTGTTCGGCTATTGGTCGCGTCCCGCGAACGATCTGATTTTCGCGAATCTGTTTCCATTTTCTGCTCAATACCGGCCGGCTGGCGCGCTTTTCTACCTGCCCCTGTTTCATCTCTTTGGACTCGATCCGTTCCCTTTCCGGGTCCTGTGCTTCGTTCTTCTGCTCGCCAATTCGGCGGTGATCTACCGCGTCGCCAGCCACCTTGCCGGCCGCCACGCCGCCGCCGTCACCGCGCTCCTGGCCGCTCATCATCCTGCCTACGTGGACTTCTATTACAACACCGGAACGGTGTACGACCTGCTCTGTTTTTTCTTCTATTTCTCGGCCTTGTCGGTCTATGTCGCAGGCCGGCGCCGCGGTCCTCTCTCCGCCCGCCGGTGGGTCGCCTTTGCGCTTCTCTATGCCGCGGCGCTCAATAGTAAGGAGATGGCGGCAGCGCTGCCCGTCGCGGTGCTCGTGTACGAGTGGGCCTACCAACTCAAGGACCGGCCCTCGTTTGCGGCGCTTGCTTTCCTGGCCGCGACGCCCATTCCGTACGCTCTCGCCAAGCTATCCGCGGGGAGCGCATTCCACAACGTCGGCGGCTACCGGATGGACGTGTCTTGGACGCGTGCCGCCGGGAACCTCGCGGATTTCTACGGAAATCTGCTGCGGCTTCCGCTGGACACAATTGCTCCGGGCGCCGCGGCCGTGATCGCCGGCGCGTTGGTGGTCACCGTGGCAGCCGTCCGCCAGGCGCAGATCCGTTGGAACGCCGCCTTTTTCCTGATTGCGCCGTTGCCGGTGCTGTTCCTTCCCACGCGAGGACTGTTTGCCTACTACGTAGCGTTGCCCGGCTGCTGGATACTGGCGGCGTACCTGTACACCCGCATCGTCGATGCCATTCGGCCGCCCCGGATATCCCGGTCGCCAGCGCATCTGGCCGCCGCCGCGGTTTTGTTTGGAACACTGGTCGCATTCCACCACGCGCGCCGCTGGGAGCCGGACTCGGCCGCGCCGGTTGCCATGACCATCTCTCAACTTCGCGCCCTGAATCTTGCGCCGTCGAACGTGCTTTTCCTCGAAGATCCTTTCCACGATGACGAATGGACGCCGCTGTTTATCGTGAGGCTTCTCTACCGGTCGCGCGATCTGCCTGTCGAGCGGCTCAAGATGATGCCGGAAATTCCTTCGTGCAACCGGATTCGCGGTTTCGATACGATCCTCACCATGCACGACGGGTCCCTGCGCCGCATCAGCGCGGATGAGGCGTGCGCCCTGACGAGGTGA
- the lpxD gene encoding UDP-3-O-(3-hydroxymyristoyl)glucosamine N-acyltransferase — protein sequence MLAGEIAAWLGAPIEGDAGRNIRAAAAIESAGPDEISFVGRKKAAQMAAESRAGCMLVTPDFVRPDGATVIRVADPRAAFARVVTRLHPARPVPPGVHPTAVIGPRVEMGGEVAVGAHVTIGEGAKIGERTVVGAGCAIGRGVALGAYGRLAPNVTVYDDCVIGDRAVIHSGAVIGADGFGFVLAGDHYEKFPQVGTVRIGDDVEIGANTCIDRAALGETTIGDGTKLDNMVHIAHNCTIGRHVVIAAQTGMSGGVIIEDYAVIGGQVGMGDKVRIESKAVLGSGAGVLTSKIVRGGNVYWGTPARPLKEYLEQLANLGRVGELRKTVAQLEKRLKELEDAADSGRP from the coding sequence ATGCTTGCGGGCGAAATTGCGGCGTGGCTCGGCGCGCCGATCGAGGGCGACGCTGGCCGGAATATCCGGGCCGCCGCGGCCATTGAAAGTGCCGGACCGGACGAGATCAGTTTCGTTGGACGGAAAAAGGCGGCGCAAATGGCGGCTGAATCCCGTGCCGGTTGCATGCTGGTGACACCGGACTTCGTGCGGCCGGATGGCGCAACCGTGATTCGCGTCGCCGATCCCCGGGCGGCGTTCGCGCGTGTGGTTACGCGGCTGCATCCGGCGCGCCCCGTGCCTCCCGGCGTCCATCCCACAGCGGTGATCGGCCCACGGGTGGAAATGGGCGGCGAGGTGGCGGTCGGCGCTCACGTCACGATCGGCGAAGGCGCGAAGATCGGCGAACGCACAGTCGTCGGCGCCGGGTGCGCGATCGGACGTGGCGTCGCGCTGGGCGCATACGGACGCCTGGCGCCCAACGTCACCGTCTACGACGACTGCGTGATCGGGGACCGCGCCGTGATTCACTCTGGAGCCGTGATCGGCGCCGACGGGTTCGGCTTCGTCCTCGCCGGCGATCACTACGAAAAGTTCCCCCAGGTGGGAACGGTGCGCATCGGCGACGATGTCGAGATCGGCGCGAACACGTGCATCGACCGTGCCGCGCTCGGCGAGACCACCATCGGCGACGGCACCAAGCTCGACAATATGGTCCACATCGCGCACAATTGCACGATCGGCCGTCACGTTGTGATCGCGGCGCAAACAGGCATGTCGGGCGGCGTGATCATCGAAGACTACGCGGTGATCGGCGGGCAGGTTGGGATGGGCGACAAGGTGCGGATCGAGTCCAAGGCGGTGCTCGGATCGGGGGCAGGAGTGCTGACATCGAAGATCGTCCGCGGCGGGAACGTCTACTGGGGAACCCCGGCGCGGCCGCTGAAAGAGTACCTGGAGCAATTGGCGAACCTGGGCCGGGTTGGGGAATTGCGCAAGACGGTGGCGCAGTTGGAGAAACGCTTGAAGGAGCTCGAAGATGCTGCTGATAGTGGGCGGCCATAG
- a CDS encoding carboxypeptidase-like regulatory domain-containing protein, which produces MNTRLALLLSMAVVSAAPAAVVEGAVTDSVTGRPISGAKVYLQPTGFPAGAPIIPYLYRVEGYRVDLPGGETDAEGFYVAPNARPGIYEIFARAPGYVSIVLHRDPPSPHIPFRVEVSGHYRIDIQLIPAASIDVTLPKDASLVATAVGDKWRSPSRLFVKELVPGPYHFVALPHYSPFDPPAGAVPRGHLAAVLPSVMLRPGEHLEWKPEFPEALLHKVTVRVRPAIPTGALVSGTLAFELAPGIEPVERVWCQSDGESIRLPWLPAGSYKLTISSSRMGGFTRFSIGEEAPADLAIDLHELPSIRIHLEHDGKAFPAGHLERIRLREALPPAPPPSMDALRAAPIWIDPMRGIIRGVPYSWSPPEELSPVDVLSAAELEVAPDTLPQGYYLMSLRTHSAGVGFRPAGRIVLRDPTTPSDIVAAVGRTATVRIEDAPDVRRLRAAVVHEDPLGGGPRVAYGRRTAVGEWQTEALPPGIHHLYTGLNPCPTGLPDSCHGRAIEIVVPDDGEIVIPAAVFRVGER; this is translated from the coding sequence ATGAACACGCGCCTCGCTCTCCTGCTTTCGATGGCCGTTGTCTCCGCCGCGCCGGCCGCCGTGGTTGAGGGCGCCGTTACCGATAGCGTCACCGGCCGGCCCATCAGTGGCGCCAAGGTCTACCTACAGCCGACCGGTTTTCCAGCCGGGGCGCCGATCATCCCCTACCTCTATCGAGTGGAAGGCTATCGAGTGGATCTCCCGGGTGGGGAAACGGACGCAGAGGGTTTCTATGTGGCCCCCAACGCCAGGCCGGGCATCTATGAAATTTTCGCCAGAGCTCCCGGCTACGTGTCGATCGTCCTGCATCGCGATCCTCCCTCGCCGCATATTCCATTTCGAGTCGAGGTATCCGGGCACTATCGAATCGACATCCAACTGATTCCGGCGGCGTCGATCGATGTAACCCTGCCCAAAGACGCAAGCCTGGTTGCGACAGCCGTGGGAGACAAGTGGAGGTCCCCTTCGCGTCTATTCGTGAAGGAGCTTGTTCCAGGACCCTATCACTTCGTCGCCCTTCCTCACTACTCCCCGTTTGATCCTCCTGCCGGAGCCGTTCCAAGGGGTCATCTGGCCGCCGTTCTCCCCTCTGTCATGCTCAGGCCGGGCGAGCACCTGGAATGGAAGCCGGAGTTCCCGGAGGCCCTGCTTCACAAGGTGACAGTCCGTGTACGTCCCGCAATCCCCACTGGAGCGCTGGTCAGCGGCACTCTCGCGTTCGAGCTTGCACCCGGGATCGAGCCTGTTGAGCGGGTATGGTGTCAATCCGACGGCGAATCGATTCGACTGCCATGGCTTCCCGCCGGCTCCTACAAGCTAACGATCTCCTCTTCCCGCATGGGCGGATTCACTCGCTTCTCGATCGGCGAAGAAGCGCCCGCCGATCTGGCCATCGACCTGCACGAACTCCCGTCCATCCGGATTCACCTGGAACATGACGGCAAAGCGTTTCCGGCCGGACACCTCGAGCGGATCCGGCTGAGGGAGGCGCTGCCTCCGGCGCCTCCGCCTTCCATGGATGCTCTCCGGGCGGCGCCGATATGGATCGATCCGATGCGAGGGATCATCCGAGGTGTTCCCTACAGTTGGTCTCCACCGGAGGAACTCAGCCCGGTGGACGTTCTCTCCGCCGCTGAACTCGAGGTCGCACCGGACACGCTGCCGCAAGGCTACTACCTCATGTCTCTGCGGACTCACTCCGCTGGGGTGGGGTTTCGGCCGGCAGGGCGGATCGTTCTGCGTGACCCCACCACACCGTCCGATATCGTCGCCGCTGTTGGCCGCACGGCAACGGTCCGGATCGAAGATGCCCCCGACGTCCGCCGTCTGCGTGCCGCCGTTGTCCACGAGGACCCGCTCGGCGGCGGCCCGCGTGTCGCCTACGGCCGGCGGACTGCGGTGGGCGAGTGGCAAACGGAAGCCCTGCCGCCCGGAATCCACCACCTCTACACTGGCCTCAATCCTTGCCCCACCGGGCTGCCGGATTCTTGCCACGGCCGGGCGATCGAGATCGTCGTGCCGGATGACGGCGAGATCGTCATTCCTGCCGCCGTCTTCCGCGTGGGGGAGCGATAA
- the lpxA gene encoding acyl-ACP--UDP-N-acetylglucosamine O-acyltransferase: protein MPADPSAVIAPTARIHPDAIIGPGAVIGEYCVIEGDVSIGARTRLEPYVFIKRWTTLGEDNEISAGACLGTDPFDKAFTGERSYLRIGHRNRIREHWTISRGTRPETATEVGDDNYIMGSGHIAHNARVGNGCTIASCALVAGYVEVEDAAFISGGVVIHQFSRIGRNAMIGGNVRVNQDAPPYFLYARFDIEPVGLNLVGLRRAGFSRDDIAAIRQAYRLLYQSGLKLDTALARIEAEAPTAHTRRLVEFIRASKRGIARPVNRAGRSESPDR from the coding sequence ATGCCCGCCGACCCGTCCGCCGTCATCGCCCCTACCGCGCGCATCCATCCGGACGCCATCATCGGCCCCGGCGCAGTCATCGGCGAGTATTGCGTGATTGAGGGCGATGTCTCGATCGGCGCTCGCACGCGGCTGGAGCCCTACGTCTTCATCAAGCGCTGGACAACGCTCGGCGAAGACAATGAAATCTCAGCCGGCGCGTGCCTCGGCACGGACCCTTTCGACAAGGCATTCACGGGCGAGCGCAGCTATCTCCGCATCGGACACCGCAACCGGATCCGGGAGCATTGGACGATCTCGCGCGGCACCAGGCCGGAGACGGCCACCGAAGTGGGAGACGATAACTACATCATGGGCAGCGGCCACATCGCCCATAACGCGCGGGTGGGCAACGGCTGCACGATCGCCAGTTGCGCGCTCGTGGCCGGGTACGTGGAAGTCGAGGACGCGGCGTTCATCTCGGGCGGAGTGGTCATCCACCAGTTCTCGCGGATCGGGCGAAACGCGATGATCGGGGGCAACGTACGCGTCAATCAGGACGCGCCACCGTATTTCCTTTATGCCCGGTTCGACATCGAGCCGGTGGGTTTGAACCTGGTGGGCCTGCGGCGGGCGGGGTTCTCCCGCGACGACATCGCCGCCATCCGGCAGGCCTACCGTTTGCTTTATCAGTCCGGGCTCAAGCTCGATACAGCGCTTGCCCGCATTGAGGCGGAGGCGCCCACCGCGCACACGCGGCGTCTCGTGGAGTTCATCCGCGCGTCAAAGCGCGGCATTGCGCGGCCTGTCAATCGTGCTGGTCGATCGGAGTCACCGGATCGATGA
- a CDS encoding MFS transporter: MATPATAFETPTRARYWVIFFAVTLAILAYIDRVCISMAMPNIASDLGLDKVQQGQVFAAFGVAYALAEIPGGWLGDWMGPRKVLMRIVLWWSAFTALTGAMRGFGSLLATRFLFGLGEAGCFPNLTKSFTTWLPADERVRAQGIMWTFARWGGAFTPPLVLVVFQFMTWRSAFYLFGAIGLVWAFFFYKWYRDNPADHKSVNAAELALLKENLGTASGHGDVPWKKLISSRTVLLLWVQYFLLSFPWYFFITWLPTYLKEGRNLDTATTAKYAVFPLLFGGFGSLVCGMISNRVAVMTGSVKSTRRLMACLGFAGAAVMLIVSIRTADPLYAMIFMGLASFFNDLVMPGAWGACMDVGGKYAGTVSGSMNMMGNMAGFTAPVLGGVILQRTGGDWNSFLYVMAGAYVMGTVIWPFIDPVTPIDQHD, from the coding sequence ATGGCAACTCCCGCGACCGCATTCGAAACGCCGACCCGGGCACGATACTGGGTTATTTTTTTCGCCGTCACGCTGGCTATTCTGGCCTACATCGACCGCGTGTGCATTTCGATGGCGATGCCGAATATCGCGTCCGATCTCGGGTTGGACAAGGTGCAGCAGGGCCAGGTTTTCGCGGCGTTCGGCGTGGCCTACGCGTTGGCCGAGATTCCCGGCGGGTGGCTGGGCGACTGGATGGGACCGCGCAAGGTGCTGATGCGAATCGTGCTGTGGTGGAGCGCGTTCACGGCGCTCACGGGGGCGATGCGCGGATTTGGATCCTTGTTGGCAACCCGATTTCTGTTCGGGTTGGGCGAAGCAGGCTGCTTTCCGAACCTCACGAAGTCCTTCACTACCTGGCTGCCGGCCGACGAGCGAGTGCGGGCGCAAGGCATCATGTGGACCTTCGCGCGGTGGGGCGGCGCGTTCACTCCGCCTCTCGTGCTGGTGGTGTTTCAGTTCATGACATGGCGGTCCGCGTTCTACCTTTTCGGCGCCATCGGGCTGGTGTGGGCGTTCTTCTTTTACAAGTGGTATCGGGACAATCCGGCCGATCACAAGAGCGTCAATGCGGCCGAATTGGCGCTGTTGAAAGAGAACCTCGGCACGGCCAGCGGCCACGGCGACGTGCCATGGAAGAAGCTGATTTCCTCGCGCACCGTGCTGCTGCTGTGGGTGCAGTATTTTCTGCTTTCGTTCCCGTGGTACTTCTTCATCACATGGCTGCCCACCTACCTCAAGGAGGGCCGCAACCTGGATACCGCGACAACCGCCAAATACGCCGTATTCCCTCTTCTCTTCGGCGGTTTCGGTTCGCTGGTCTGCGGCATGATCTCGAACCGCGTGGCCGTGATGACAGGTAGCGTGAAATCGACGCGCCGCCTGATGGCCTGCCTCGGGTTCGCCGGAGCCGCGGTGATGCTGATCGTTTCCATCCGGACGGCGGACCCGCTGTACGCGATGATCTTCATGGGGCTGGCGAGCTTCTTCAATGACCTTGTGATGCCCGGCGCATGGGGCGCCTGCATGGACGTGGGCGGCAAGTATGCGGGCACGGTTTCCGGGTCGATGAACATGATGGGCAACATGGCCGGCTTTACCGCGCCGGTGCTGGGCGGCGTGATATTGCAGCGGACAGGCGGGGACTGGAACTCGTTCCTTTACGTGATGGCCGGAGCGTATGTCATGGGGACGGTGATCTGGCCGTTCATCGATCCGGTGACTCCGATCGACCAGCACGATTGA
- the cutA gene encoding divalent-cation tolerance protein CutA translates to MTDKIVVFSSCGSKEEGARLARQLVEQRLAACVSILEGVTSVYRWQGAIEEAAEVLLVIKTRRELFEQLREELRAMHSYQTPEVLAMPVVDGLPAYLDWLDRETGLPSSETA, encoded by the coding sequence GTGACAGACAAAATCGTGGTGTTTTCCTCCTGCGGATCCAAGGAAGAAGGAGCGCGGCTGGCGCGCCAGTTGGTGGAGCAACGGCTGGCGGCGTGCGTCAGCATCCTGGAGGGAGTAACCAGCGTGTATCGATGGCAGGGAGCGATTGAGGAAGCCGCGGAAGTCCTGCTGGTGATCAAGACGCGTCGGGAGCTGTTCGAGCAGTTGCGCGAAGAACTGCGGGCCATGCACTCCTACCAGACGCCGGAGGTACTGGCTATGCCAGTGGTCGATGGCCTTCCGGCGTACCTGGACTGGCTGGATCGCGAGACCGGGTTGCCAAGCAGCGAGACGGCGTGA